A genomic window from Thermodesulfovibrionales bacterium includes:
- the arcC gene encoding carbamate kinase, translated as MPFNSTVLIALGGNALILPGEKGYIEQQFSHTNACMRPIAALISRGVRMVITHGNGPIVGNILLRNECAKGYIPPMPLYICVADSQGGIGAMMAESLQSELKRLGMNRAVAAIITHVLVDGNDPAFREPTKPIGPHYSDDEARKHVEQGWVMRKIPGRGWRRLVPSPRPGRIIELEAIKISFENGIVPIASGGGGVPVVEEDGRIKGTDAVIDKDLSASLLARELCLDKFIVLTDVDGVYLNWEGEHKQRLENLSMKDAKRHLLEGQFPRGSMGPKIEAAIQFLESGGKEVIIARPEEMVEAMEGKAGTRITA; from the coding sequence ATGCCCTTTAACAGCACCGTGCTTATAGCCCTTGGTGGAAATGCCCTCATCCTTCCTGGCGAGAAAGGATACATCGAGCAACAATTCAGCCATACCAATGCCTGCATGAGGCCGATAGCGGCCTTGATTTCCCGTGGGGTGCGAATGGTCATCACCCACGGCAACGGCCCCATTGTCGGGAATATTTTGCTGAGGAATGAATGTGCGAAGGGCTACATACCTCCCATGCCCCTTTATATCTGCGTCGCCGACAGCCAGGGAGGAATAGGCGCGATGATGGCGGAGAGCTTGCAATCTGAACTGAAAAGACTCGGTATGAACAGGGCTGTTGCGGCAATTATTACCCATGTTCTCGTGGACGGGAATGATCCGGCCTTCAGAGAACCGACAAAACCTATAGGTCCTCACTACTCCGACGATGAGGCCCGTAAGCACGTTGAGCAGGGATGGGTGATGCGTAAGATACCGGGGAGAGGCTGGAGGAGGCTCGTCCCATCTCCAAGACCCGGGAGGATTATAGAGCTTGAGGCGATCAAGATCTCTTTTGAAAACGGCATTGTTCCCATCGCCTCAGGCGGCGGGGGAGTTCCCGTTGTAGAAGAAGATGGAAGAATAAAGGGCACAGATGCAGTCATAGACAAAGACCTCTCCGCGAGCCTCCTTGCCCGCGAGCTCTGTCTGGACAAGTTCATAGTGCTTACCGATGTGGACGGCGTATATCTAAACTGGGAAGGTGAGCATAAACAAAGACTTGAAAATCTCAGCATGAAAGATGCAAAGAGACATCTTCTCGAAGGCCAGTTCCCCCGTGGGAGCATGGGGCCAAAGATAGAGGCTGCGATCCAGTTTCTCGAGTCAGGAGGAAAAGAGGTGATAATCGCGAGACCTGAAGAAATGGTGGAGGCCATGGAGGGCAAGGCCGGCACAAGGATTACAGCCTGA
- the glgP gene encoding alpha-glucan family phosphorylase — translation MNPNRDRLEHFTKDPKIAYFSMEIGIRREIPSYSGGLGVLAGDTIKSAADLRLPMVGVTLISKKGYFRQVLDEKGRQREESEEWDISKFMELLPERITVEIEGRDVTVRTWLYEVKSLTGGSVPLFYLDTDDPANAADDREITSHLYGGDKAYRLKQEIVLGIGGVRMLNRLGFVIKKYHMNEGHASLLSLELLKEHKRDIEEVWDERLVWDVERVKDLCVFTTHTPVEAGHDKFPYDLVERVLGEPIPISVLKDLAGRDHMNMTLLALNLSEYVNGVAKKHGEVSKNMFPGYEIHSITNGVHSYTWTCDSFKRIYDKYLPGWANEPELFVRIGRIPDEEIWAAHREAKKDLADFVKAETGTILDPAIFTLGFARRATAYKRADLLFTDIERLQRIGSGRLQIVYAGKAHPRDETGKWLIEKIYVIKEKLRGSITIAYLPNYNMDMALKLVSGVDVWLNTPMRPLEASGTSGMKATHNGVPNFSVLDGWWIEGHIEGFTGWAIGPYPSESHVSEGGGDNAQDSEDLYNKLEHAILPTYYNDRATWIRIMQNAIGKNAYYFNSHRMMRRYVTDAYIR, via the coding sequence ATGAACCCCAATCGTGATCGTTTAGAGCATTTCACCAAGGACCCGAAGATCGCCTACTTCTCGATGGAGATAGGCATCAGAAGAGAGATCCCCTCATACAGCGGCGGACTTGGAGTGCTCGCAGGAGATACCATCAAGTCAGCGGCAGACCTCAGGCTTCCTATGGTCGGGGTGACGCTCATCAGCAAGAAGGGTTATTTCAGACAGGTCCTCGATGAAAAAGGAAGGCAGAGGGAAGAGTCCGAAGAATGGGACATATCGAAATTCATGGAGCTCCTTCCTGAACGGATAACGGTCGAGATAGAAGGACGGGATGTCACAGTACGGACGTGGCTCTACGAGGTGAAGAGCCTCACCGGCGGAAGCGTGCCCCTCTTCTATCTCGACACCGACGACCCGGCCAACGCAGCTGACGACAGGGAGATCACCTCCCATCTCTATGGTGGTGATAAGGCCTACAGGCTGAAGCAGGAGATCGTCCTCGGCATCGGCGGGGTGAGGATGTTGAACAGGCTAGGGTTTGTAATAAAGAAATATCACATGAACGAAGGCCATGCAAGCCTCCTCTCCCTTGAACTCCTCAAGGAGCACAAGAGGGATATCGAAGAGGTATGGGACGAGCGCCTCGTATGGGATGTCGAAAGGGTAAAGGACCTCTGCGTCTTCACTACCCATACCCCTGTCGAGGCAGGGCATGACAAGTTTCCCTATGATCTTGTTGAGAGGGTCCTCGGTGAACCTATTCCCATCAGTGTCCTGAAGGATCTCGCAGGCAGGGACCATATGAATATGACCCTCCTCGCACTGAATTTGAGCGAATACGTCAACGGAGTCGCCAAGAAACATGGTGAGGTATCCAAGAACATGTTCCCCGGATATGAGATACACTCCATAACAAATGGCGTCCATTCCTATACATGGACCTGTGACAGTTTCAAAAGGATCTACGACAAGTATCTCCCGGGCTGGGCAAATGAACCTGAACTCTTTGTGAGAATCGGCCGCATTCCTGATGAGGAGATCTGGGCGGCCCATAGGGAGGCGAAGAAGGATTTGGCAGATTTTGTCAAGGCAGAAACCGGAACAATCCTCGATCCCGCCATCTTCACCCTCGGGTTCGCCCGAAGGGCGACTGCATACAAAAGGGCAGACCTCCTCTTCACAGATATCGAAAGGCTCCAGAGAATCGGTTCGGGCAGGCTCCAGATCGTCTACGCCGGAAAGGCACATCCCCGGGACGAGACAGGGAAGTGGCTGATAGAAAAGATCTACGTTATCAAGGAGAAGCTCAGGGGAAGCATCACCATAGCCTATCTCCCTAACTACAACATGGATATGGCGCTGAAACTCGTATCAGGGGTTGACGTATGGCTGAACACGCCGATGAGACCCCTCGAAGCCTCAGGCACGAGCGGCATGAAGGCCACCCATAACGGCGTACCCAATTTCAGCGTCCTCGATGGCTGGTGGATAGAGGGTCACATCGAAGGCTTTACCGGGTGGGCAATCGGCCCCTATCCTTCAGAAAGCCATGTCTCAGAAGGCGGCGGCGACAATGCCCAGGACTCGGAAGACCTCTATAACAAACTCGAACATGCCATTCTGCCGACGTACTACAATGACAGGGCCACATGGATAAGGATCATGCAGAACGCCATCGGGAAGAACGCATACTACTTCAACTCCCACAGGATGATGAGAAGATACGTGACTGACGCTTACATACGCTGA
- the cobA gene encoding uroporphyrinogen-III C-methyltransferase: MKKGKGKVYLVGAGPGDIGLLTVKGLKCLQKAEVVVYDLHLNAQVLNYINHDAEFIYAGKSGGHHAMTQEEINKVLVAKALEGKTVCRLKGGDPFVFGRGGEEAVELVQKGIEFEVVPGVSSSVAAPAYAGIPLTHRLYSSSFAVIPGYEDTTKEASSIDWTRLATGVGTLVILMAVKNLDMLVRKLIENGRNPATPVAVVRWGTRPDQKTIVSTLKEIVSEVKEREIKPPAVVVIGEVVRLRETLQWYEKKPLFGHRVLVTREHSSGFEPLEELGAEILEFPTIEIVPPLSYDELDASIGKISSYDWLIFTSANGVKYFLRRFFELDRDIRDLKGIKICAIGTKTAAEIKRYGMKVDRVPEEFRAEGLIETFALEDGKEKTEKRLEGMKFLLPRAETARELFPEKVRELGGEIDVPPVYRAVKPELHGRRLKRFLKEGRITIATFTSAATFTNFVEIIGDEALDFLKGVTVAAIGPVTARTIEKAGLNVHIMPKEATIEAMVAEIIREKSKS; the protein is encoded by the coding sequence ATGAAAAAGGGGAAGGGCAAAGTCTATCTTGTCGGGGCTGGTCCCGGCGATATCGGTCTTCTCACGGTGAAGGGTCTGAAGTGTCTCCAGAAGGCTGAGGTCGTTGTCTACGATCTGCATTTGAACGCACAGGTGCTCAATTATATCAATCACGATGCGGAATTTATCTATGCAGGCAAAAGCGGCGGCCATCACGCCATGACACAGGAAGAGATCAACAAGGTCCTTGTTGCGAAGGCCCTCGAAGGCAAGACCGTCTGCAGGCTGAAGGGCGGTGACCCTTTTGTCTTCGGCCGCGGCGGCGAGGAGGCGGTGGAACTCGTTCAAAAGGGCATTGAGTTCGAAGTAGTCCCCGGCGTCAGTTCATCGGTGGCTGCACCTGCCTATGCCGGCATCCCCCTGACGCACCGGCTCTATTCTTCCTCCTTTGCCGTGATCCCCGGGTACGAAGACACGACCAAGGAAGCATCATCGATAGACTGGACGAGACTCGCAACAGGCGTCGGGACCCTTGTGATCCTCATGGCGGTAAAGAACCTCGATATGCTTGTCCGGAAGCTCATCGAGAACGGCAGGAACCCTGCGACACCCGTTGCAGTTGTGAGATGGGGGACACGACCTGACCAGAAGACGATTGTGAGCACGTTGAAAGAGATCGTTTCCGAGGTGAAGGAGCGGGAGATAAAGCCCCCGGCCGTCGTTGTCATCGGCGAGGTTGTGCGGCTGCGGGAAACTCTTCAATGGTACGAGAAGAAGCCTCTCTTCGGCCATCGGGTCCTTGTGACAAGGGAACATTCCTCAGGGTTCGAACCTCTTGAAGAGTTGGGAGCCGAGATACTCGAATTCCCCACCATCGAGATCGTCCCTCCCCTGAGCTATGATGAACTCGATGCATCGATTGGAAAGATATCTTCCTATGACTGGCTGATATTCACGAGTGCAAATGGGGTCAAATATTTCCTCCGGAGGTTCTTTGAACTCGACAGGGACATACGGGACTTGAAGGGCATAAAGATATGCGCAATCGGCACGAAGACGGCAGCAGAGATAAAGAGATACGGCATGAAGGTCGACCGTGTGCCGGAAGAATTCAGGGCAGAAGGGTTGATCGAGACCTTCGCGCTAGAAGACGGAAAGGAGAAGACAGAGAAGAGACTGGAGGGGATGAAGTTTCTCCTGCCTCGGGCAGAGACCGCGCGGGAGCTCTTTCCTGAAAAGGTAAGAGAACTGGGAGGGGAAATCGACGTCCCGCCTGTTTATCGGGCGGTGAAGCCCGAGCTTCACGGAAGAAGGCTGAAGAGGTTCCTGAAGGAGGGAAGAATAACGATCGCGACCTTTACGAGTGCGGCCACCTTTACGAATTTTGTCGAGATCATCGGTGATGAGGCGCTCGACTTCTTAAAGGGCGTCACAGTCGCTGCCATCGGGCCTGTTACGGCGAGGACCATAGAAAAGGCGGGGCTGAACGTTCATATCATGCCGAAGGAGGCGACCATTGAGGCCATGGTGGCAGAGATCATAAGAGAGAAAAGCAAGAGTTGA
- a CDS encoding YHS domain-containing protein, with product MKIARQITLIVALLFIFGLAGTIQADDMKERKATKDEIGRMVNCPVMNVKFEVRKDTPVIDYKGKSYYFCCPHCVGDFKKNPTKYAASGELPLRQPTKDEIGKSEMCPVSNSKFQVAADTPVIDYKGKSYYFCCMSCIDDFRKNPDKYAK from the coding sequence ATGAAAATAGCCAGACAGATTACTTTGATCGTTGCGTTGCTCTTCATTTTCGGCCTTGCAGGAACGATTCAGGCCGATGACATGAAGGAACGTAAGGCGACTAAAGATGAGATCGGCAGGATGGTCAATTGTCCTGTTATGAACGTGAAATTTGAAGTCAGAAAGGACACGCCGGTAATCGATTACAAAGGCAAGAGTTATTACTTCTGCTGCCCCCATTGCGTGGGAGATTTTAAGAAGAATCCCACCAAATATGCTGCATCAGGAGAGCTGCCTCTTCGTCAGCCGACAAAAGACGAGATCGGAAAGTCCGAGATGTGTCCTGTCAGCAACTCTAAATTTCAGGTAGCAGCGGACACGCCGGTTATTGATTACAAAGGCAAGAGTTACTACTTCTGCTGTATGTCCTGTATCGATGACTTCAGAAAGAACCCTGACAAATACGCAAAATAA
- a CDS encoding zf-TFIIB domain-containing protein, which translates to MVELVKCPQCGKDVNPKSVLCPFCGGRVGDAKSLKSPICPRCKIHLERKREDVVDIYACPRCNGLWLDPGEFDVLTAESTVYREEQLKKEYSRPPLPDTIEYLPCARCGKLMVRKNYAHISGLIIDECGRHGIWLDNGELEKIRQFILDGGIEKEQFKEIEKNKAELADLAEKLSDTAFTQKLIHFWNWKRWFYGP; encoded by the coding sequence ATGGTGGAACTTGTCAAATGCCCCCAGTGCGGAAAGGATGTAAATCCTAAAAGTGTCCTCTGCCCTTTTTGCGGGGGAAGGGTTGGCGATGCGAAAAGTCTTAAAAGTCCCATATGCCCCAGGTGCAAAATCCATCTTGAGCGTAAGAGAGAGGATGTGGTAGATATATACGCCTGTCCGCGATGTAACGGCCTTTGGCTTGATCCTGGAGAGTTTGATGTCCTCACGGCCGAGTCGACAGTCTATAGGGAAGAACAGCTCAAGAAAGAATATAGTCGTCCTCCTCTGCCGGACACAATCGAATATCTCCCCTGTGCAAGGTGTGGGAAACTCATGGTGCGAAAGAATTATGCTCATATATCAGGCTTGATCATAGATGAATGTGGAAGACACGGCATTTGGCTCGATAATGGGGAACTAGAAAAGATTAGACAGTTTATCCTTGACGGAGGGATCGAGAAAGAACAGTTCAAGGAGATAGAGAAAAACAAGGCTGAACTTGCAGACCTAGCGGAAAAACTGAGCGATACAGCCTTCACGCAAAAGCTTATTCACTTCTGGAATTGGAAAAGGTGGTTCTATGGCCCATAG
- the tyrS gene encoding tyrosine--tRNA ligase: MMEPSRQLEIIKRGTVEIILESDLIRKLDRSYREERPLRVKAGFDPTAPDIHLGHTVLLEKMRQFQDLGHEVIFLIGDFTGMIGDPSGKSEMRKPLTREEVLKNAETYRTQVFKILDPQKTRITFNSEWLSTMGNMELVRLGAMQTVARMLEREDFKKRFKNQQDISILEFYYPLFQAYDSVALKADVELGGTDQKFNLLMGRTIQRKMDVEEQVVLMMPLLEGLDGVNKMSKSLGNYIGIDEPAFEYVNGELTGIFKKVMSLPDGLIERYYELLSRISLDEFNTLREKLKKGERDPREAKKELAMELVTKYHGPGEAETARKEYEMIFERKDISTIESTLPSLTISASGGEKGTWLPQIMKTTGLAKSTSEAMRLIKQGGVKIDERLITDPDTVLTEGEHIIRVGKKRFYRVRVE; this comes from the coding sequence ATGATGGAGCCATCGAGACAGCTGGAGATCATCAAGAGAGGGACCGTCGAGATCATCCTCGAGAGCGACCTCATCCGCAAGCTCGATAGATCGTATAGAGAAGAAAGACCTCTAAGGGTAAAGGCGGGCTTTGATCCGACGGCGCCCGATATCCATCTCGGACATACGGTCCTCCTCGAAAAGATGCGTCAGTTTCAGGACCTCGGGCACGAGGTGATTTTCCTGATCGGCGATTTTACCGGCATGATCGGAGATCCCTCCGGAAAGAGCGAGATGCGCAAGCCGCTCACGAGAGAAGAGGTCCTGAAGAATGCCGAGACGTACAGGACACAGGTCTTCAAGATCCTCGACCCCCAAAAAACCAGAATAACATTCAACAGCGAATGGCTCAGCACCATGGGGAACATGGAGCTCGTGAGGCTCGGGGCCATGCAGACTGTCGCGAGAATGCTCGAACGGGAAGACTTTAAGAAGAGGTTCAAGAATCAGCAGGACATCAGCATCCTCGAATTCTACTATCCCCTGTTCCAGGCATACGATTCCGTGGCCCTGAAGGCAGATGTGGAACTCGGGGGCACAGATCAAAAATTCAACCTCCTCATGGGAAGGACCATCCAGAGGAAGATGGATGTGGAAGAGCAGGTCGTTCTCATGATGCCCCTCCTCGAAGGCCTTGACGGCGTAAACAAGATGTCAAAGAGCCTCGGAAACTACATCGGTATCGACGAGCCTGCCTTCGAATATGTCAACGGTGAACTGACCGGGATATTCAAGAAGGTCATGAGCCTGCCCGACGGCCTCATAGAACGCTACTATGAGCTCCTGAGCCGTATATCCCTCGACGAGTTCAACACGCTCAGGGAGAAGCTGAAGAAGGGAGAGAGAGACCCGAGGGAGGCGAAGAAAGAACTCGCAATGGAGCTTGTCACGAAGTATCACGGTCCTGGAGAGGCGGAAACGGCACGGAAGGAATACGAGATGATCTTCGAAAGAAAGGACATCTCGACCATCGAATCGACCTTGCCTTCACTTACGATCTCAGCTTCGGGCGGCGAGAAAGGGACATGGCTCCCCCAGATCATGAAGACAACGGGGCTCGCAAAGAGTACGAGCGAGGCGATGAGGCTCATCAAACAGGGTGGCGTAAAGATAGACGAGAGGCTGATAACAGATCCCGACACCGTGCTCACGGAAGGTGAACATATCATAAGGGTCGGCAAGAAAAGGTTCTATAGGGTAAGGGTGGAATAA
- a CDS encoding FmdB family zinc ribbon protein: MPIYEFYCKDCDTIYNFFSRSVNTEKTPLCPRCKNPELKRAISLFSAISERKEDNSPDAEMPSFDETKLEKAMAMLAKEEGKINEDDPRQAAALMRKLSEATGLTMGSGMEEVMNRLERGEDPDRVEEELGDVLNEEDPFILGTKAKGRRRHKPRVDETLYEL; the protein is encoded by the coding sequence ATGCCGATCTATGAGTTTTACTGCAAGGATTGCGATACTATCTATAACTTCTTCTCACGGTCAGTCAATACGGAGAAGACCCCCCTTTGTCCACGGTGTAAAAATCCTGAGCTCAAACGTGCGATATCATTGTTCTCCGCAATCTCTGAAAGGAAAGAAGATAACTCTCCAGATGCCGAGATGCCGTCCTTTGACGAAACAAAACTCGAGAAGGCGATGGCAATGCTCGCGAAGGAAGAAGGCAAGATCAATGAAGATGACCCTCGTCAGGCAGCCGCGCTCATGAGAAAACTCTCTGAAGCAACAGGACTGACCATGGGCTCAGGAATGGAAGAAGTAATGAACCGTCTCGAACGGGGAGAAGATCCTGACAGGGTCGAAGAGGAGTTGGGAGATGTCCTGAATGAGGAAGATCCCTTTATCCTTGGCACAAAGGCAAAGGGTCGCAGGAGGCACAAGCCCAGGGTCGACGAAACCCTCTACGAGTTATGA